The Theileria orientalis strain Shintoku DNA, chromosome 2, complete genome genome has a window encoding:
- a CDS encoding uncharacterized protein (RNA recognition motif, RNP-1 domain containing protein), whose translation MVTESKFTDKDEKSENIVSVYNLPSIYDESDVHSLFANVGTVVECSIEHDTPESSSRAVVKFSSEKEAEEAAKLSGVSVRYHILKIEKGKPPVIAENGGHKDSKSEGARSKIAQSKELADETKRRKAPKAPREKTSSNDKSSPHKSEKRNESKRSFTTKGDDDRESDYRDRERIRRGTGNTSSTDSDSDTYSSRDSSRSGSSDRYRRRRDYTPSRSRSRYRSRRGSRYSRGRKEHRRGYSRSPSGSSSYSWSSSDDSRGSYRRRGSRSTRTSRSRSYDSDESNRYYSRGRKGGRRRRSRSRSGKGYRSRHRYKR comes from the exons ATGGTAACGGAATCCAAATTTACAGATAAAGATGAAAAATCGGAAAATATAGTTAGTGTTTACAACCTTCCATCAATA TATGATGAGTCGGATGTTCACAGCCTATTCGCAAACGTAGGAACGGTGGTAGAATGCTCTATTGAACACGACACACCTGAATCGAGCAGTAGAGCAGTCGTAAAATTCAGCTCAGAGAAAGAGGCCGAAGAAGCTGCAAAACTGAGTGGAGTCTCAGTAAGGTATCACATTTTGAA GATTGAAAAGGGGAAGCCTCCAGTTATCGCAGAAAATGGTGGCCACAAGGACAGTAAATCTGAAGGAGCCAGGAGCAAGATCGCACAATCAAAGGAATTAGCAGATGAGacaaaaagaagaaaagcACCAAAGGCACCTAGAGAAAAAACCTCTTCAAACGATAAGTCTAGTCCACATAAATCGGAGAAAAGGAATGAAAGTAAGAGGAGCTTCACTACAAAAGGAGATGATGATCGTGAGTCTGACTATAGAGATAGAGAAAGGATTAGAAGAGGAACAGGAAACACCAGTAGTACTGACAGCGACAGTGATACCTATAGCTCTAGGGACAGCAGTAGAAGTGGGAGCAGTGACAGGTATAGAAGGCGTAGAGACTACACGCCCAGCAGAAGTCGCTCAAGATATAGGTCAAGGAGAGGCTCAAGATACAGTAGAGGCAGGAAAGAGCATAGAAGAGGGTACTCAAGGAGTCCAAGTGGATCATCGAGTTACTCTTGGAGTAGCAGCGACGACTCAAGGGGCAGTTACAGGAGAAGAGGCAGCAGAAGCACTAGAACcagcagaagcagaagcTACGACAGCGACGAAAGTAATCGGTACTATTCCAGGGGAAGAAAAGGCGGCcgcagaagaagaagcagatcGAGGAGTGGAAAAGGATATAGAAGCAGACACAGATACAAAAGgtga
- a CDS encoding ubiquitin carrier protein: MSLARSRLIKEVREISKLDDPNIRLYVSDSNIFRWTAYIRGPEGTPYENGIYKLSINCPSSYPIQPPTVQFLTKCFHPNINFQTGELCMDILKTNWSPAWTMQYLCRGVIYVLTYPNSDSPLNCDAGNLLRSGDLIGYKSMAQMYTHEYALKEFPSSGKS, translated from the exons atgtcACTGGCTAGAAGTAGACTTATAAAGGAAGTTAGAGAAATTTCCAAACTGGACGACCCAAACATAAGGCTATACGTATC gGATTCCAATATATTTCGGTGGACCGCCTATATACGAGGCCCAGAGGGAACTCCATACGAG AATGGAATCTATAAGCTGTCGATAAATTGCCCAAGTTCGTATCCAATTCAGCCACCCACTGTTCAATTTTTAACCAAATGTTTCCACccaaatataaactttCAAACAG GAGAACTATGTATGGATATTCTTAAAACCAATTGGAGTCCAGCCTGGACAATGCAGTACCTTTGCAGAggtgtaatatatgttttaacaTACCCGAATTCCGACAGCCCACTGAATTGCGATGCCGGTAATCTGCTTAGATCTGGAGACCTGATCGGATACAAATCAATGGCACAAATGTATACACACGAATATGCCCTTAAAGAGTTCCCCTCTAGTGGAAAAAGTTGA
- a CDS encoding coatomer complex subunit alpha: MLVKCKTKGSRVKGVVFHPRLHFLLASLHTGDIQMWDYLNGTLVEVFKEHDGPVRGIDFHVEQPLFVTGGDDRCVIVWDFTLRRKLFKLEGHLDYVRTVQFHTKYPWVMSASDDQNIRIWNWQSRSCISVISGHNHYVMSSLFHPTENMIISASLDHTARIWDISYLVEKKCSLKPPAQPNSYVMETGNSMSNSELDLGAVSDVICLHTLTGHSSGVNYAIFFGANLAITAGDDCSIRIWRYTEFSFYQTNILREHEDNVTCLLLIKEYLLSTSEDNSIRVWDLNTYTLVHTYLMDEDRFWAISKSRHSNYITAGHDSGLIVFKLYKERPLFTLSPTGDRNMFYYAWNNHVYVNNLENECNSFYKELLQYANRTNASPSKNKELDLNTLYYKWLETNSSNNLVSGPENHENKLVFNCPSGTYASQRRLIASLTEEKKNNVPFKLLLNPYVKDRILLMVLYSHGKGTFMEVFSCYRGSLEYSFKRTCTSAAFVSNLHMVAVDKSIMLYNLKGDIVSELSLTPKQVDGAAQQTSQHANKTTGHSPVKEKETSGLKVYNVDVNRLLFFNTKLQTLYLFNTATKEVINQLTSPFGNLSDVVVNTYGFICCMFNNYVVIYDGNMNRMTYKQQFTRIKSAIWHNNTSVIYTTYNQVHYLLINGGFGVLSTMVSPMYLIKVVDAVDNKHVLYLINRQHRCFKHLLDSPDYSLKHSLLLNDLDTANTLINSGQLASRFTCSYLIKDRRYELARKLLTDSVTKFYLSVQFGNLQHALSDAKEINNKALWNYLGDVSMELGNVTIAELAYQKSKQYNKLTLLYLTIGDFGKLRKMLNTCKIHNNKSLLLLHALYLGDMEELSNVLSENGHEHLAKICNDTYMINDYDKGHRPDENSKYMMPPKPINKLEGDMLNWNVSYVESKEVKFNIDDILASMKLEQQAEQQDERIPEHVEHMIERQLSDLVLGGSQDFKVVKLQLQDYEVVEGGGFKLILMKEDMADLFGEILEDSGDFHEMEFKEVAQEEPEDIWEALDPAQSASNEQRLFELLKKKDFTSSLNFLNQLYGEVNVDVLKDALQHVDFTRYSSLQQVNTNALNEKVNRMLAHFQNAELEACVNLLGFLMRELFLYRTLDLNVGRVVELCYWYALAAKLEFERSAHADSDAKRSLELAAYLTCCRLEPGHMYLVLRKIIGVMWKAKNYRTAAAMVTRLLKLDTSQFSVDQAEMEKARKIHALCLQKGTNQYELDFAEEDFGNLLICTVSLAKLRSEPTVTCVFCRSYAFRKYLGQFCKVCHLVKLV; encoded by the exons ATGTTGGTTAAATGTAAAACAAAGGGATCCCGCGTCAAGGGTGTCGTGTTTCACCCTCGACTCCATTTCCTTTTGGCTTCCTTACACACTGGAGATATCCAAATGTGGGATTATTTGAACGGCACTCTTGTGGAAGTTTTCAAAGAGCACGATGGCCCAGTTAGAGGAATCGACTTTCACGTCGAGCAGCCGCTGTTCGTCACAGGAGGTGACGACAGATGCGTTATAGTGTGGGATTTTACACTGAGAAGGAAGCTGTTTAAACTAGAAGGACACCTGGACTACGTTAGAACAGTTCAGTTCCACACTAAGTACCCGTGGGTCATGTCGGCCTCAGACGACCAGAACATTCGTATATGGAACTGGCAATCCAGGAGTTGCATATCGGTAATATCAGGCCATAACCACTACGTTATGAGCTCGCTCTTTCACCCTACGGAGAACATGATCATATCGGCCAGTCTGGACCATACAGCTAGAATTTGGGACATATCGTACCTGGTGGAGAAGAAGTGCTCACTTAAGCCGCCAGCGCAGCCTAATAGCTACGTCATGGAGACGGGAAACTCAATGTCTAACAGCGAACTCGATTTGGGAGCAGTTTCGGACGTGATATGCCTACACACGCTGACAGGCCACAGCAGCGGAGTGAATTACGCAATATTCTTCGGAGCGAACCTGGCAATAACAGCAGGAGATGACTGCAGCATTAGAATTTGGAGATACACGGAGTTCTCGTTTTACCAAACGAACATTTTGAGAGAACACGAAGATAACGTGACCTGTTTGCTTTTAATAAAGGAGTATCTGCTGAGTACCTCCGAAGATAACTCGATCCGAGTGTGGGACCTGAACACGTACACGCTGGTGCACACGTACCTGATGGACGAGGACAGGTTCTGGGCAATTTCAAAGTCGAGGCACAGTAACTACATAACAGCTGGCCACGACTCGGGTCTGATAGTGTTCAAGCTGTACAAGGAGCGTCCGCTGTTTACGTTGAGCCCGACGGGCGATAGGAACATGTTCTACTACGCCTGGAACAACCACGTGTACGTGAACAACCTGGAGAACGAGTGTAACTCCTTCTacaaggagctgctgcagtACGCGAACAGGACGAACGCGAGTCCGAGTAAAaacaaggagctggacctgaacaCGCTGTACTACAAGTGGCTGGAGACGAACAGCTCGAACAACCTGGTGAGTGGCCCCGAAAACCACGAGAACAAGCTCGTGTTCAACTGCCCAAGCGGAACGTACGCGTCGCAGAGGAGACTGATAGCGTCGCTGacggaggagaagaagaacaacgTGCCCTTCAAGCTCTTGCTCAACCCGTACGTGAAGGACCGCATACTGCTGATGGTGCTCTACTCACACGGGAAGGGGACCTTCATGGAGGTGTTCTCGTGCTACAGAGGGAGCCTGGAGTACAGCTTCAAGAGGACCTGCACGTCGGCAGCCTTCGTAAGTAACCTGCACATGGTGGCAGTGGACAAGAGCATAATGCTGTATAACCTGAAGGGAGACATAGTATCGGAGCTGAGTCTGACGCCGAAGCAAGTTGACGGAGCGGCGCAGCAGACAAGTCAGCACGCGAATAAGACAACGGGGCACTCGCCGGtaaaggagaaggagacAAGCGGGTTGAAGGTGTACAACGTGGACGTGAACAGGCTGCTGTTCTTTAACACAAAGCTGCAGACGCTGTACCTGTTCAACACGGCGACCAAGGAGGTGATTAACCAGCTTACGTCACCATTCGGGAACCTGAGTGACGTGGTGGTTAACACGTACGGCTTCATATGCTGTATGTTCAACAACTACGTGGTCATCTACGACGGAAACATGAATCGAATGACCTACAAGCAGCAGTTTACGCGCATCAAGTCGGCGATATGGCACAATAACACATCGGTGATATACACAACGTACAACCAG GTGCACTATTTGTTGATAAACGGCGGTTTCGGAGTTCTATCGACCATGGTATCGCCAATGTACTTGATAAAGGTAGTTGACGCCGTGGACAACAAGCACGTGTTGTACCTGATCAACAGGCAGCACAGGTGCTTCAAGCACCTGCTCGACTCTCCAGATTACTCACTCAAACACTCGCTGCTGTTGAACGACCTCGACACTGCGAACACGCTGATCAACTCGGGGCAGCTGGCTAGCAGGTTCACCTGCTCGTACCTGATCAAGGACAGGAGGTACGAGCTCGCGAGGAAGCTGTTGACGGACAGCGTCACAAAATTTTACCTCTCAGTTCAGTTCGGGAACCTGCAGCACGCCCTGAGCGACGCGAAGGAGATAAACAACAAG GCGCTATGGAATTACTTGGGAGACGTTTCTATGGAGTTGGGAAATGTAACCATAGCAGAGCTGGCATACCAAAAGTCAAAGCAATACAATAAACTCACGCTGTTATATTTGACAATAG gtgACTTCGGAAAGTTGAGGAAGATGTTAAACAcatgtaaaatacacaataacaaatcgctactactgttacaCG CACTGTACCTGGGTGACATGGAGGAGCTGAGTAACGTGCTCAGTGAGAATGGACACGAACACCTGGCAAAAATATGTAACGACACGTACATGATCAACGACTATGACAAGGGCCACCGCCCAGACGAGAATTCGAAGTATATGATGCCCCCGAAGCCTATAAACAA GCTGGAAGGAGACATGTTGAACTGGAACGTCAGCTACGTCGAGTCGAAGGAGGTTAAGTTTAACATTGACGACATACTGGCGTCGATGAAGCTGGAGCAGCAGGCGGAGCAGCAGGACGAAAGGATCCCAGAGCACGTGGAGCACATGATCGAGAGGCAGCTGAGCGACCTGGTGCTGGGAGGAAGCCAGGACTTCAAAGTAGTTAAGCTGCAGCTGCAAGACTACGAGGTGGTGGAGGGAGGAGGATTCAAGCTCATCCTCATGAAGGAGGACATGGCGGACCTCTTCGGAGAGATATTGGAGGACAGCGGAGACTTCCACGAAATGGAGTTCAAGGAGGTGGCGCAGGAGGAGCCGGAGGACATCTGGGAGGCGCTGGACCCGGCGCAGTCGGCGTCGAACGAGCAGAGGCTCTtcgagctgctgaagaagaaggactTCACGTCCTCGCTGAACTTCCTGAACCAGCTGTACGGCGAGGTCAACGTCGACGTGCTGAAGGACGCGCTCCAGCACGTCGACTTCACGCGCTACAGCTCGCTGCAGCAGGTGAACACGAACGCGCTGAACGAGAAGGTGAACAGGATGCTCGCGCACTTCCAGAACGCGGAGCTCGAGGCCTGCGTCAACCTGCTCGGCTTCCTGATGCGGGAGCTCTTCCTCTACAGGACTCTGGACCTGAACGTCGGGCGCGTCGTGGAGCTGTGCTACTGGTACGCGCTCGCCGCGAAGCTCGAGTTCGAGCGCAGCGCGCACGCGGACTCGGACGCGAAGCGGAGCCTCGAGCTGGCGGCGTACCTGACCTGCTGCAGGCTCGAGCCGGGCCACATGTACCTGGTGCTGCGCAAGATCATCGGCGTCATGTGGAAGGCGAAGAACTACCGCACGGCAGCCGCCATGGTCACGCGCCTCCTGAAGCTCGACACCTCGCAGTTCAGCGTCGATCAGGCGGAGATGGAGAAGGCGCGCAAGATCCACGCGCTCTGTCTGCAGAAGGGCACGAACCAGTACGAGTTGGACTTCGCCGAGGAGGACTTCGGGAACCTCCTGATTTGCACGGTGTCGCTCGCGAAGCTCCGCAGCGAGCCCACGGTGACCTGCGTGTTCTGCAGGTCCTACGCGTTCAGGAAGTACCTGGGCCAGTTCTGCAAGGTGTGCCATCTCGTGAAGCTGGTTTAA
- a CDS encoding DNA repair protein Rad50 — protein sequence MVTTNGVEMDMKGHCSAGERILTSLVVRMALIECFSDNCSILALDEPTTNLDKESVQSLENSLCKLVNESNSNFQLIIITHDENFATKMATLCSCDKYFKLEKTATYTHIRTVQF from the exons ATGGTCACCACCAACGGGGTAGAGATGGACATGAAGGGCCACTGCTCTGCCGGGGAACGCATTCTCACCTCGCTGGTTGTCAGGATGGCGCTCATAGAGTGCTTCAGTGACAACTGCAGCATTTTGGCCCTCGACGAGCCCACAACCAACTTGGATAAGGAGAGCGTCCAG AGTCTTGAGAATTCGCTCTGCAAGCTCGTCAACGAGTCGAATTCGAACTTTCAGCTGATAATCATCACTCACGACGAGAACTTTGCCACCAAGATGGCCACTCTTTGCTCCTGCGACAAGTACTTCAAGCTTGAGAAGACTGCCACTTACACTCACATCAGGACAGTTCAGTTTTAA
- a CDS encoding uncharacterized protein (HSP40/DnaJ peptide-binding domain containing protein), with the protein MSRAFVGALSLLRGRFSSHISSRGHNLCKNRHFIKFPRIFKRRNPELISTAKINLHDHSTGFINFINTLDSLISSNNVNVESFIELFEKFESSLSDDNEHMVKTLSSYDTVSLLFMLDSLTIYTQNKTSKNIINLMNNLCSVLSHRDLMKTENDEFDISYNMALMDILNRINSDSKEVKLLMASVNKQSRTHVDFLIEKGKFTHFMNLFSYTLDPNSVYAIVYCCLFKLDKFKCDDFANIPGFLFKFKIFDDNILSNVVSLASSSPYATFESDFKSFNKFVKDLLLFEMPFNMNFISFSPAVVYLDKLKANIVNYNDDELLFLLSGFPSKKHFIVAPRINIGELTYSILVRLGILSESLEFKGIAHLSNWQLMNLVKYVNKYELKPSKSGWKRVRSILLKQEVKSPEPDVPDKLEGSSLMNDLARDFSSRFLKEVPQGCKLIDVDDVFKNTGVLSDLMSLLNQFYVHNVDEIYVNSFSLSLSRLLALMEDNDFQDSELLKFMNDVSSLNVKTLTEFSSQLYKLANRNDLELKGKALRFRLLDLKKSNTLSETPEMIQHFDSFESLKDKADSKSVLTLLNLLDIVNKTKQLSDEAHKEAFDGVFEKMSGLVYECVKKEFGLFDYKSMTLLLNLPADCSLLSQMDELIDLETKVYKVPQLVTMFIYRLKRTNDGKQGFEGVKKVYDVLMSRLEELVNVLESHFSHRVWLKEPTSSNNIRKINPWLNEHGIRVLFKAPTEHLDMFLYEKCPKIDEYFDLSRYTYAEQESWGDKRLLNSLHELKMELIELSRKVGVEELKLSAKVVENRENNIKNLVIKLGAELRRATLAVEMCRPISRDRYLPKKHADQLVKLTLKQISNVKGGENQPVWTVKFYS; encoded by the exons ATGTCAAGGGCTTTCGTAGGGGCGTTGTCTTTACTCAGGGGACGGTTTTCTTCACACATTTCAAGCCGCGGCCAcaatttgtgtaaaaatagacactttataaaatttcCAAGGATATTCAAGAGGAGAAATCCCGAGTTAATCTCTACAGCAAAAATTAACCTACACGATCACAGCACTGgatttataaatttcaTAAACACTTTGGATTCCTTGATTTCAAGCAACAACGTAAACGTGGAATCCTTCATTGAGTTGTTTGAAAAGTTTGAATCTTCTCTGTCTGATGACAATGAACACATGGTCAAAACACTTAGTTCCTATGACACAGTAAGCCTCTTATTCATGTTGGATTCCTTGAcaatatatacacagaATAAGAccagtaaaaatataattaatttgatGAATAATTTGTGCAGTGTGTTATCGCATAGAGACTTGATGAAAACTGAAAATGATGAATTTGACATAAGTTATAACATGGCCCTGATGGACATATTAAATCGCATAAACAGTGACTCTAAAGAAGTTAAACTTCTTATGGCTTCAGTAAATAAGCAGTCGAGGACGCACGTTGATTTTCTGATAGAAAAGGGGaagtttacacatttcatgAATCTGTTCTCGTACACACTTGACCCAAACTCCGTATACGCTATTGTTTACTGCTGTTTGTTTAAACTGgacaaatttaaatgtgaCGATTTTGCCAATATCCCCGGATtcttgtttaaatttaagattTTTGACGATAACATCCTATCTAATGTAGTTTCACTAGCTTCTTCATCACCTTACGCAACTTTTGAATCAGATTTTAAGTCGTTCAATAAGTTTGTGAAGGATTTGCTTTTGTTTGAAATGCCATTTAACATGAactttatttccttttcaccTGCTGTTGTATATCTTGATAAGTTAAAAGCAAACATAGTAAATTACAATGACGATGAGCTATTATTCTTATTGTCAGGTTTCCCGTCGAAGAAGCACTTCATTGTAGCACCCAGAATCAATATAGGAGAGTTGACGTATAGTATTTTAGTTAGGCTGGGAATTTTATCTGAGTCCCTTGAATTTAAGGGAATAGCACATTTGAGTAACTGGCAACTTATGAATTTGGTAAAATACGTTAACAAATATGAGTTAAAACCCAGTAAATCGGGATGGAAACGTGTTAGATCCATCTTATTAAAACAGGAAGTGAAGAGCCCAGAACCAGATGTACCAGATAAATTAGAAGGGAGCTCACTTATGAATGACCTCGCAAGAGATTTCTCAAGCAGATTCCTAAAGGAAGTGCCACAAGGGTGTAAATTGATTGACGTGGATGACGTGTTTAAGAACACTGGAGTATTGAGTGATTTAATGTCCCTGCTAAATCAGTTTTATGTGCACAATGTGGACGAAATCTATGTAAACAGCTTTAGTTTATCCCTAAGTAGGCTACTGGCACTTATGGAAGACAATGATTTTCAAGATAGTGAGCTTCTGAAGTTCATGAATGACGTATCGAGTCTTAACGTGAAGACTTTAACCGAGTTCTCATCGCAATTATACAAGCTGGCAAATCGCAACGACTTAGAGCTGAAGGGAAAGGCTCTGAGATTTAGACTTCTCGATCTAAAGAAAAGCAACACCTTGTCTGAGACTCCAGAGATGATTCAACACTTTGACTCCTTTGAATCATTGAAAGATAAGGCTGATTCTAAAAGTGTGTTAACTCTACTAAACCTACTAGATATAGtcaataaaacaaaacaatTATCAGATGAAGCACACAAAGAGGCATTCGACGgtgtttttgaaaaaatgagTGGATTGGTGTATGAGTGTGTGAAAAAGGAGTTTGGGCTGTTTGACTATAAATCAATGACCCTGTTACTTAATTTACCAGCTGACTGTAGTCTATTGAGTCAAATGGATGAGTTGATAGACCTTGAAACGAAGGTTTATAAAGTACCACAACTGGTAactatgtttatttataggTTAAAAAGGACAAATGATGGGAAACAGGGCTTTGAAGGAGTCAAGAAGGTATACGATGTGTTGATGAGTAGGCTCGAGGAACTGGTTAACGTTCTGGAATCGCACTTCAGCCACAGAGTTTGGCTTAAAGAACCCACAAGCAGCAATAACataaggaaaataaacCCATGGCTCAACGAGCACGGGATAAGAGTGCTGTTTAAGGCGCCAACGGAGCACCTTGACATGTTCCTGTACGAAAAGTGCCCCAAGATCGACGAATACTTCGATTTGAGCAGATACACATACGCCGAACAGGAGAGTTGGGGAGACAAGAGGCTCTTAAACTCGCTCCATGAGCTTAAGATGGAGCTGATTGAACTAAGTAGGAAAGTTGGAGTCGAGGAGCTGAAATTAAGTGCAAAAGTGGTTGAAAATAGGGAAAACAACATAAAAAATCTGGTAATTAAACTGGGGGCGGAGCTGAGGAGAGCAACGCTGGCGgttgaaatgtgtaggcCAATTTCAAGGGACCGCTATTTGCCCAAAAAACACGCAGATCAACTGGTAAAACTAACTTTGAAACAAATCTCAAATGTTAAAGGAGGAGAAAACCAGCCTGTTTGGAC CGTAAAATTCTACAGTTAG